In Scatophagus argus isolate fScaArg1 chromosome 7, fScaArg1.pri, whole genome shotgun sequence, a genomic segment contains:
- the ldhd gene encoding probable D-lactate dehydrogenase, mitochondrial, whose translation MLFNVIPSRQLLSHRHCLMQCRNIKSTNTTRSAALDSVLSAFRSVCGEDGVSLGEAVREQHGKDESVHRCHPPDVVLFPRCVEEVSALAKVCHNHHLPIIPFGTGTGLEGGVTAVKGGVCFSLRNMDQVLDLHQEDFDVTVEPGVTRKALNAYLRDTGLWFPVDPGADASLCGMAATSASGTNAVRYGTMRENVLNLEVVLADGTIIHTAGKGRRPRKTSAGYNLTNLFVGSEGTLGIITKTTLRLYGIPEAMVSAVCSFPSVQAAVDSTVQILQAGVPIARIEFLDDVMIDACNRFSSLSYPVTPTLFLEFHGSEQSLEEQVNTTEDITQSNGGSDFHWARDAETRNRLWKARHDAWYAALAIRPGCKAYATDVCVPLSRLPQIIVETKEDLIANRLTGPIAGHVGDGNFHCLMVVDPSDPDELHRVHLFTERLARRALAMDGTCTGEHGVGLGKRALLCEEVGHTAVQVMQGLKDTLDPKNLMNPGKILQPREL comes from the exons ATGTTATTTAACGTGATACCGAGCAGACAGCTGCTGTCACATCGGCACTGCCTAATGCAGTGTCGCAACATTAAATCGACAAACACCACAAGA agTGCTGCTCTGGACAGTGTGCTCTCTGCATTCAGGTCTGTATGTGGGGAGGATGGAGTGTCATTGGGTGAAGCTGTCAGAGAGCAACATGGCAAAGATGAGTCTGTGCACAG ATGTCATCCTCCAGATGTGGTGTTGTTTCCTCGTTGTGTGGAGGAGGTCAGTGCCCTGGCTAAGGTCTGCCACAACCACCACCTTCCCATCATCCCCTTTGGCACTGGAACTGGGTTGGAAGGAGGGGTCACCGCAGTGAAG GGTGGTGTGTGCTTCAGCCTGAGGAACATGGACCAGGTTCTGGATCTCCACCAGGAGGACTTTGACGTGACAGTGGAGCCTGGTGTGACTCGGAAGGCCCTCAATGCCTACCTGCGGGACACTGGCCTGTGGTTTCCTGTTG ATCCTGGTGCTGATGCGTCTCTGTGTGGCATGGCTGCCACCAGCGCGTCTGGCACCAATGCGGTGCGCTACGGAACTATGagggaaaatgttttaaacttgGAGGTGGTGCTCGCTGATGGGACTATCATTCACACGGCCGGGAAAGGCCGACGGCCGAG GAAGACATCAGCAGGCTACAACCTGACAAACCTGTTTGTGGGGTCAGAGGGCACCCTGGGGATCATCACCAAGACTACACTGCGCCTGTATGGCATCCCGGAGGCCATGGTGTCAGCTGTCTGCTCTTTTCCTTCGGTCCAGGCTGCTGTGGACAGCACAGTGCAGATTCTGCAAGCAGGAGTACCCATTGCTCGCATTG AGTTTCTGGATGATGTGATGATTGATGCGTGCAACAGGTTCAGCTCTCTGTCCTACCCCGTGACGCCGACTTTGTTCTTGGAGTTCCACGGCTCTGAGCAAAGCCTCGAGGAACAGGTCAACACAACCG AGGACATCACTCAGAGTAATGGCGGTTCAGATTTTCATTGGGCTCGAGATGCAGAGACACGGAACCGGTTGTGGAAAGCTCGTCATGATGCCTGGTACGCTGCTCTGGCTATCAGACCTGGCTGCAAG GCCTATGCTACAgatgtgtgtgtccctctgtcTCGCCTGCCTCAAATCATAGTGGAGACAAAGGAGGACCTGATTGCTAACAGGCTCACAG GTCCCATAGCGGGTCATGTGGGTGATGGTAACTTCCACTGTCTGATGGTGGTGGACCCCAGTGACCCAGACGAGCTGCACAGGGTCCATCTGTTCACTGAGAGACTGGCCAG GCGAGCCCTGGCCATGGATGGAACATGTACAGGGGAGCATGGAGTGGGCTTAGGGAAGAGAGCGCTGCTGTGTGAGGAGGTGGGACACACGGCTGTCCAGGTCATGCAAGGTCTCAAGGACACCCTCGATCCAAAGAACCTGATGAATCCTGGGAAAATCTTGCAGCCCAGAGAACTATAA
- the fam169b gene encoding protein FAM169B isoform X2, protein MYPVDLPAVDETGLTSASEEYLSSLQSRPYNNDVFQSSSSKTSKVMITSNNVKRLHVFENDQPDCTLLALHPPDDPTQVLALYLHEGWWCVDDVLRTSSKSRSGLMSVQSIMERVIVFLLSQVVERSSEEEVLFSLHPRTESCKLLWKDSQVIGFYTVKHKGSLCDSWSSHGYQLPVLDTVLVRKSWRRRGFGLQMLEDFCSSFCTEKFLGVSSPLSPSMVAVCKRFLRQHEEHQERLYEVEAPGGWSQRRNIWLNIQLGRYSLRINEESSPASGDTRRNDGDGFSQNMYICRQDLTSSDTCGLNIPLAVDSSEEQIKPSYSSQGGSSPSSKISVTGCGPATHAKDLDSGPLPRPPLSLNTKQAGISEPFLSAGPHREKPEAEETKTSPKRVRRT, encoded by the exons ATGTACCCTGTAGACCTTCCAGCTGTGGATGAAACTGGCCTGACATCAGCATCTGAAGAGTACCTTTCTTCTTTACAGTCAAGACCTTATAATAATGATGTGTTTCAGTCATCATCGTCAAAGACGTCAAAG GTGATGATAACATCAAACAATGTAAAGCGCTTGCACGTATTTGAAAATGACCAACCTGACTGTACTCTGCTGGCTCTTCACCCTCCTGATGATCCAACACAAG TGTTGGCTTTATACCTCCATGAGGGGTGGTGGTGTGTGGATGACGTCTTACGAACATCAAGCAAATCCAGAAGTGGCTTGATGTCG GTGCAATCCATTATGGAGAGGGTGATTGTGTTCCTGCTCAGTCAGGTAGTGGAGAGGtcctcagaggaggaggtgttgTTCTCCCTGCACCCCCGTACAGAGAGCTGCAAACTGCTGTGGAAGGACAGCCAGGTGATCGGCTTCTACACCGTCAAACATAAAG GCAGCCTGTGTGACAGTTGGAGCAGTCATGGCTACCAGCTGCCTGTTCTGGACACGGTGCTGgtgaggaagagctggaggaggagaggcttCGGTCTTCAAATGCTGGAGGATTTCTGCTCCTCATTCTGCACAGAGAAGTTTCTGGGAGTCAGCTCTCCATTATCACCCAGCATGGTGGCAG tgtgcaaGAGGTTCCTGCGGCAGCACGAGGAACATCAGGAACGTCTGTATGAGGTGGAGGCTCCAGGAGGCTGGTCTCAACGCCGAAATATCTGGCTCAACATCCAGCTCGGCCGCTACTCCCTAC GCATTAACGAGGAGAGTAGTCCAGCATCAGGAGACACACGGAGGAATGACGGAGATGGCTTCTCTCAGAAT ATGTACATTTGTAGACAGGACCTGACTTCATCCGACACCTGCGGTCTGAACATTCCACTGGCTGTTGACTCTTCTGAAGAACAAATTAAACCTAGTTATTCAAGCCAAGGAGGAAGCTCCCCAAGCAGCAAGATTTCTGTAACAGGATGTGGCCCTGCAACCCACGCCAAAGATCTGGACTCTGGACCTCTTCCCAGACCTCCACTGTCCCTGAACACAAAACAAGCTGGGATATCAGAGCCTTTTCTATCTGCAGGGCCTCACAGAGAGAAGCCAGAGGCGGAGGAAACAAAAACGAGTCCCAAACGAGTCAGAAGGACATGA
- the fam169b gene encoding protein FAM169B isoform X1, with product MYPVDLPAVDETGLTSASEEYLSSLQSRPYNNDVFQSSSSKTSKVMITSNNVKRLHVFENDQPDCTLLALHPPDDPTQVLALYLHEGWWCVDDVLRTSSKSRSGLMSVQSIMERVIVFLLSQVVERSSEEEVLFSLHPRTESCKLLWKDSQVIGFYTVKHKGSLCDSWSSHGYQLPVLDTVLVRKSWRRRGFGLQMLEDFCSSFCTEKFLGVSSPLSPSMVAVCKRFLRQHEEHQERLYEVEAPGGWSQRRNIWLNIQLGRYSLRINEESSPASGDTRRNDGDGFSQNMQMYICRQDLTSSDTCGLNIPLAVDSSEEQIKPSYSSQGGSSPSSKISVTGCGPATHAKDLDSGPLPRPPLSLNTKQAGISEPFLSAGPHREKPEAEETKTSPKRVRRT from the exons ATGTACCCTGTAGACCTTCCAGCTGTGGATGAAACTGGCCTGACATCAGCATCTGAAGAGTACCTTTCTTCTTTACAGTCAAGACCTTATAATAATGATGTGTTTCAGTCATCATCGTCAAAGACGTCAAAG GTGATGATAACATCAAACAATGTAAAGCGCTTGCACGTATTTGAAAATGACCAACCTGACTGTACTCTGCTGGCTCTTCACCCTCCTGATGATCCAACACAAG TGTTGGCTTTATACCTCCATGAGGGGTGGTGGTGTGTGGATGACGTCTTACGAACATCAAGCAAATCCAGAAGTGGCTTGATGTCG GTGCAATCCATTATGGAGAGGGTGATTGTGTTCCTGCTCAGTCAGGTAGTGGAGAGGtcctcagaggaggaggtgttgTTCTCCCTGCACCCCCGTACAGAGAGCTGCAAACTGCTGTGGAAGGACAGCCAGGTGATCGGCTTCTACACCGTCAAACATAAAG GCAGCCTGTGTGACAGTTGGAGCAGTCATGGCTACCAGCTGCCTGTTCTGGACACGGTGCTGgtgaggaagagctggaggaggagaggcttCGGTCTTCAAATGCTGGAGGATTTCTGCTCCTCATTCTGCACAGAGAAGTTTCTGGGAGTCAGCTCTCCATTATCACCCAGCATGGTGGCAG tgtgcaaGAGGTTCCTGCGGCAGCACGAGGAACATCAGGAACGTCTGTATGAGGTGGAGGCTCCAGGAGGCTGGTCTCAACGCCGAAATATCTGGCTCAACATCCAGCTCGGCCGCTACTCCCTAC GCATTAACGAGGAGAGTAGTCCAGCATCAGGAGACACACGGAGGAATGACGGAGATGGCTTCTCTCAGAAT atGCAGATGTACATTTGTAGACAGGACCTGACTTCATCCGACACCTGCGGTCTGAACATTCCACTGGCTGTTGACTCTTCTGAAGAACAAATTAAACCTAGTTATTCAAGCCAAGGAGGAAGCTCCCCAAGCAGCAAGATTTCTGTAACAGGATGTGGCCCTGCAACCCACGCCAAAGATCTGGACTCTGGACCTCTTCCCAGACCTCCACTGTCCCTGAACACAAAACAAGCTGGGATATCAGAGCCTTTTCTATCTGCAGGGCCTCACAGAGAGAAGCCAGAGGCGGAGGAAACAAAAACGAGTCCCAAACGAGTCAGAAGGACATGA
- the arpin gene encoding arpin isoform X2: MSRIYQNTSLQNKPVHNEKFDGVWSPSTYESGQGVLLEGKLMDVSRHVISDINNQKVRFYVLYIKPSRIHQRKFDASGREIEPNFSDTQKVNTGFLMSSYKTEAKGKSDRLSEEQLSATVNKAELVKITDKHRPSGTWAFWYPESEMDRTELETGQDVRLKTKGNSPFIFSLAKVDSGTVTKCNFAGDEKAGASWTDKIMANKADTASTHKSGGEGEGAEEDEWDD, from the exons ATGAGCCGAATTTACCAGAATACGTCTTTACAGAACAAACCAGTACACAATGAGAAATTTGACGGCGTATGGTCTCCCTCTACGTATGAAAG tGGCCAGGGGGTTCTTCTAGAAGGAAAACTGATGGATGTTTCCAGACATGTGATCAGTGACATCAACAATCAAAAG GTCCGTTTCTATGTGCTGTACATCAAACCCAGCCGCATCCATCAGAGGAAGTTTGATGCCAGTGGGAGGGAGATTGAGCCAAACTTCAGTGACACCCAAAAGGTCAACACTGGTTTCCTCATGTCCTCCTACA AGACTGAAGCTAAAGGGAAGTCAGATCGTCTGTCAGAGGAGCAGCTGTCGGCGACTGTGAACAAAGCCGAGCTGGTGAAGATAACTGACAAGCACCGACCCAGCGGGACCTGGGCCTTCTGGTACCCAGAGTCAGAGATGGACAGAACAGAACTGGAAACAGGACAGGATGTACGGTTGAAGACGAAAGGGAACAGTCCTTTCATAT TTTCCTTAGCCAAAGTGGACAGCGGCACAGTGACCAAATGTAACTTTGCTGGAGACGAAAAGGCCGGAGCGTCGTGGACGGACAAGATCATGGCCAACAAAGCAGACACAGCCAGCACTCACAAGtctggaggagaaggagagggagcagaggaggatgaaTGG gaTGACTGA
- the arpin gene encoding arpin isoform X1, with amino-acid sequence MSRIYQNTSLQNKPVHNEKFDGVWSPSTYESGQGVLLEGKLMDVSRHVISDINNQKVRFYVLYIKPSRIHQRKFDASGREIEPNFSDTQKVNTGFLMSSYKTEAKGKSDRLSEEQLSATVNKAELVKITDKHRPSGTWAFWYPESEMDRTELETGQDVRLKTKGNSPFIFSLAKVDSGTVTKCNFAGDEKAGASWTDKIMANKADTASTHKSGGEGEGAEEDEWEMLALFNPPG; translated from the exons ATGAGCCGAATTTACCAGAATACGTCTTTACAGAACAAACCAGTACACAATGAGAAATTTGACGGCGTATGGTCTCCCTCTACGTATGAAAG tGGCCAGGGGGTTCTTCTAGAAGGAAAACTGATGGATGTTTCCAGACATGTGATCAGTGACATCAACAATCAAAAG GTCCGTTTCTATGTGCTGTACATCAAACCCAGCCGCATCCATCAGAGGAAGTTTGATGCCAGTGGGAGGGAGATTGAGCCAAACTTCAGTGACACCCAAAAGGTCAACACTGGTTTCCTCATGTCCTCCTACA AGACTGAAGCTAAAGGGAAGTCAGATCGTCTGTCAGAGGAGCAGCTGTCGGCGACTGTGAACAAAGCCGAGCTGGTGAAGATAACTGACAAGCACCGACCCAGCGGGACCTGGGCCTTCTGGTACCCAGAGTCAGAGATGGACAGAACAGAACTGGAAACAGGACAGGATGTACGGTTGAAGACGAAAGGGAACAGTCCTTTCATAT TTTCCTTAGCCAAAGTGGACAGCGGCACAGTGACCAAATGTAACTTTGCTGGAGACGAAAAGGCCGGAGCGTCGTGGACGGACAAGATCATGGCCAACAAAGCAGACACAGCCAGCACTCACAAGtctggaggagaaggagagggagcagaggaggatgaaTGG GAAATGTTGGCCCTGTTCAACCCTCCAGGTTGA
- the arpin gene encoding arpin isoform X3 — protein sequence MVLVFIVHASGQGVLLEGKLMDVSRHVISDINNQKVRFYVLYIKPSRIHQRKFDASGREIEPNFSDTQKVNTGFLMSSYKTEAKGKSDRLSEEQLSATVNKAELVKITDKHRPSGTWAFWYPESEMDRTELETGQDVRLKTKGNSPFIFSLAKVDSGTVTKCNFAGDEKAGASWTDKIMANKADTASTHKSGGEGEGAEEDEWEMLALFNPPG from the exons ATGGTGTTGGTGTTTATAGTTCATGCTAG tGGCCAGGGGGTTCTTCTAGAAGGAAAACTGATGGATGTTTCCAGACATGTGATCAGTGACATCAACAATCAAAAG GTCCGTTTCTATGTGCTGTACATCAAACCCAGCCGCATCCATCAGAGGAAGTTTGATGCCAGTGGGAGGGAGATTGAGCCAAACTTCAGTGACACCCAAAAGGTCAACACTGGTTTCCTCATGTCCTCCTACA AGACTGAAGCTAAAGGGAAGTCAGATCGTCTGTCAGAGGAGCAGCTGTCGGCGACTGTGAACAAAGCCGAGCTGGTGAAGATAACTGACAAGCACCGACCCAGCGGGACCTGGGCCTTCTGGTACCCAGAGTCAGAGATGGACAGAACAGAACTGGAAACAGGACAGGATGTACGGTTGAAGACGAAAGGGAACAGTCCTTTCATAT TTTCCTTAGCCAAAGTGGACAGCGGCACAGTGACCAAATGTAACTTTGCTGGAGACGAAAAGGCCGGAGCGTCGTGGACGGACAAGATCATGGCCAACAAAGCAGACACAGCCAGCACTCACAAGtctggaggagaaggagagggagcagaggaggatgaaTGG GAAATGTTGGCCCTGTTCAACCCTCCAGGTTGA